A stretch of DNA from Chloroflexota bacterium:
GCGTCTTTGGCTGTGTACGCATCAGAGCGCCACTACAATCTTGGGCTGTTCTCGAACGGCACACCCGTGCTCGCCGACAGACCGATGAAGGTCGCGCCAAGCCAAGCGCCGGAACAGCTGACAATTATCCTAGAAGCGCTCGCTTCCATTCGTCCCCTGCCGATGGGCTCGATCACTGGGCAGCTGGCGCAGCAGTGGCGTCGCTTCCCGCTGGGCGCCACAGTGGTTGTTGTTCTGTCATTGATGTCGGACGACCTGCCGCAGATTCTCGAATCAATGCAGGCGCACGGCTACAAGCTCGTGGTCGTCTATGTCGGCGACGATCCCTGCCCGTCGATGCCTGATGGCGTCATTCTGCACGAAATCGGTGGCGCATTCGAAGGCTTGGAGTTCAGCGACCAGCGCAACTTCCGCCAATTCGCCACATTGACGGCAACGGGAGACTAGCCATGACCGTGATGCGTGAACGGCTGGTTACAGGCTCGCTGCTGCTGTCCGAGAGCGCGTGGCTCGTGGCGCTGCTGGGTATATTGAGCTTCCCATTCGGCGCGACCGGCAGCCCAATATCGTGGGTTGCAGTGCTGGCTGTGATGGCGTTGTCGCTCATATGGGCGCGCACCCTATCAATGGTAATCATGCCGCCGCTGATGGCATATGGCTTGCAGATGATCGCGGGAATCATCGTCGTGTACCTGATGGTCGCCTCACAGGTGCCACAGGAGACCGGCGCGCTGAATTTCGGCTGGATTGGCGCAATGAGGGCAGAAGATGTGTCCGACAGGTTCATTCTCGGCGCGGTGTATGGCAGTCTTGGTGGCGCGGCGCTGTGGTGGCGCGGCGGGCATATCGGCGCGTTGGACATTCCGGCAGAAAGCCTCGGCACTAGCTTCCGCATCGGTATCTTGGTGCTCGCCATCGCCGCGGTCATCGACATTGCGCATCCCGCCAATCTCAATGTATTCCCGATGATGTTCCTCTTCTTCGCATCCGGCGTGGCAGGGCTCATCGTCGCTAACATGGCGCCCGCCACACAGCAAACCAACGTAACGCGCGCGTGGACACGGGTAATTGGTGGCTTAGTCGGCGCGCTTGTTGTGCTTGGTTTGATATTCAGCCTCCTGCAGCGCGATGTGCTCGCCTTCATCGCCGCGCCGCTGCTCTGGGTACTGCAGATTCTCGCCACGATAGTCTTCTACATCGTGATATTTCCGCTCGCTTACTTCATCGACTACTTCACAAGGGGTATATTCGCGCTGCTTGTCTGGCTTGGCGGCGACCCGCGTCCGGAGACTGAACTCGCCATGCCGCAGGGTCCGGCAACATTCGAAGGTTTCGCGAATCAAGGTGAGTCAGAGCCGGCAGCGCTGCTCCTGCTGCAGATATTGCAGTGGTCGATTGTCGCCGCAATCATCATCGCCGTGCTGGTCGTGATGGCGCTGGCGTACAGGCGTCGTGTGCGTCGGCGGCAGGCGGATGCCGACGGGGACCGCGAATCGGTGATAGAAGGCGCGGATATAACCTACGACTTCGCGAACCTGCTGTTCAACATGCTGCCCTCGCGGTTTCGCCGACGAAGGCAAAACACCGCCCTGCGCGTTCCGTCTGACGACCCGAACATTACCGATGTATTCCGCATCTACTTCGGCATGTTGATGCTGTCCGAAAAGCGTGGCAACGCCAGACACGCGAGCGAAACGCCATCTGAATTTCAGCCGACTCTCGAACGAACATTGCCGCGCAATTTGGTGCGCGCCGCGACTAGGGCATTCATACGCGCCTGCTACGGTCATCATCCCGCCACGCGCGAAGAGATAGACGAAATGCGAACTGAATTGGAAGACGCCGCAAAGTCTGACAAGAAATAGCCAAATCGGAGGTCAGGATTTGAGCGAAATAGAGTTTATATCAGGAATCGAACTATGGCAGGCGGTGCTGCTGACCGTCGTATCCGGCTTGGTTGGCGTACTGGGCGGATTCGTCGGGCTTGCGCTCGGCACGATACGCCTGCCCGCGATGCTGCTGCTGGGCATGCCACCGGCGGTAGCCGGCGGTACGAACATTCTGGTAAGCGGCTTGGCGTCCCTGTCCGGCGCAGCCCGTCACCTGCGCGACGGTCGCGTGAATACGCGAATTGTTCTGGTGATGGGCTTGCCCGCATTCGTTGGCGCGCTTGTCGGCGGTTTCATGAGCGACATAGCGCCAGCGGGACTCCTGATATTCCTCGCAGGGCTGCTGGTATTCTGGCAAGGCGTGGAGTTCCTGATTATGGCGCGAGAGCGCATGCAGGAAGAAACGCATGAAGCAAACCTGTTCGGCGGCGAAATGACAGGCTCGGCGGGCACATTCACCTTCTGGCGGCAGATAGAAACCGGCGGCATCGGACTTGGCGTCGGACTGCTCGGCGGCGCGGTCGGGCTCATACTCGGCAGCATACGACTGCCCGCGCTCATCCGCGTTCTGCGCGTGGACCCGCGCATCGCAGCCGGCACGAACCTATTCATCGGCGTGCTTATCGGCGCGTCCGGCTGGGTCGGCCATGTGCTGAAGGGCGAAGTCGATTACGCTTTGCTGATACCGATGGGCATCGCCGCTATGATAGGCAGCTACTACGGCGCGAAGTTGACGGGGCGCGTCAGGTTGGTCAACCTGATACTGGCAATGGGCTTGGTGCTGCTGGCAGTTGGAGGGATACTAACCGTGCGCGGCGCCGGTACACTCTTCTTCTAGGTTACTTCGCCAAGCTCTGGCAATGCTCGCGTTCTTCATCAGTACGAACATAGCCGAGCGTTTCAAGGATTGTCCACGGCGCATAATTTTTCAATGCCCACAGCAAGATGCCCTGAATCACGACACATTGGCCCCTTACCGCAATTCAATTCCGCTTCTGTTAATTCGAGCAGAGTGCTGTCATTCCAAGCAAAGTGAGGGATCTAAAACACCGCCCTGCCCAGCGCGATTCCTGCGAATGCCGCGACGACGCCAACAACCGCGCTGCCAACGATATTCAACGCCGCGCGCATCCAATCGCCATCTGCCGCGAACTGCACGCTGGCTACGGTGAGCGTGGAGAATGTCGTGTAAGAACCTAGAAAGCCCACCGCGATAAACAGCCTGAATTCCTCTGGTAACCCCGTCCGCGCTGCTATCGCTGCGACTAGCAGCCCTAGCAGGAACGACCCGCTGATGTTCGCCGCGAATGTGCCGAGCGCCGTAGTGCCGAACATGGCGTTAACCCCGCGGTCAACACCATAGCGGGACACCGCGCCGAACGCGCCGCCGACTGCCACCAGCACCCACGGTAGCAACGCTAACCTCGCGGCAGACCAAGCCCACGGCTGGCGATAATGTTGCGCTGAATTTCCGATGTGCCGGCGCGAATCGTCAACGACACCGAGTCCATCCACTGCTGCGCGATTCTTCCGTTGATGTACGCCCACTTCGAGCCTTCGTCGAGCAGCCCGTACATGCCCAGCATCTGCATCCCCAGCTGGCTAATGCGCTGGCTGATTTCGCTGCCGACAAGCTTCGCTGCGGACGCTTCCTTGTTCGGTACAAGCCCTTCGCTCTGCATCCACGCCACATTGTACGCGACCATCCTGCCGGCTTCGTTCGCGGTCCAAAGTTCCGCAAGACGCCGCCTGAACTTCTGGTCGTTATTAAGCGTGCTGCCGTTCAGCCTGATTTCTTTGGACAAACCGGCGAGTTCTTCCAAGTCGCGGCGGTTCGAGCCGTATCGCCCAACGCCGGAGCGCTCGAAGTCCAGAGTCGTCGCGGCGACATACCATCCCTTGTTAATCTCGCCGATCATATTGCGCTTGGGCACGCGAACATTCTCGAAGAACACTTGGTTGAAGTAGTGCACGCCGAACATGTTGATGATAGGAGCGACTTCGATGCCGGGCGTGTCCATATCCACGATGAACACGCTGATGCCGCGATGCTTGGGCGCTTCCGGATCGGTGCGCACCATTATGTAGCAGCGATTGGCGCGCTGCGCGCCGCTGGTCCAAATCTTCGACCCGTTCAGCACAAAGTCGTCACCGTCTTCCACTGCCCTGAGCTGAAGTGAGGCAAGGTCGGAGCCGGATTCCGGCTCGCTGAAACCTTGGCAGTACACCGCATCCCCGCTGGCGATTTCGGGCAGATATTGCGCCTTCTGCCCGTCCGTGCCGTAGAGCATAATGGAGGGACCGACCATGTGCGTGCCCATGCTGGTGTCGCGTGTGGGTGCGCGGAAATACGCCGTCTCTTCGTTGTATATCATCTGCTCGATGTGCGGCCGCCCCTGCCCGCCGTACTCCTCCGGCCAAGCGAGCGTGAGCCATCCCTTATCGACAAGCTCGCCAGTCAGGTTACGGATAGTGCGCCAATTCTCGTCAGTAAAGTAGTCGTCCGGCACAATGCCGTTCCAGTCCTCGCCAAGCTTCTCCGCAAGGAACTCGCGCACTTCTTGGCGGAAGTCTTCCTGTTCCTGAGTAAATTGAAAGTCCATCAGTAGTCCCTTATTGCTGCCCGTTGATGTTCTGTGTGCGGCGATAAGCCTCGCACCGATGCGTAGTGCACATAATGAGAATCAACCCAACCGCATCGTCTATCCGACAGATTGTGCGATATTGGCAAATCCAAATCCCGTAACGCCCCTGAAAGCCCCGAAGCTTGCCTACCCCTTACACATACCGCCGCGCCGCAATCACCGCCGTTGCGCCGCCAATTTCTATTGAGGTCATTCGGTTATCAATTCATTTAATCCAGCGACTAACATATCCAATTCACTCTCCGTAACAAAGCCTATTGTTCTTCCGAGACGTTCAACAGAAAGTGTGTGGACTTGACTGATTTTCACCCAAGAACGCCTAGGGAGTCCTGCATCCTCCAGTTCAAGCGTGAGTGGATACCTCTCTCTTTGTGGCTGACTCGTCACTGACATTGCTATCACGGTTCCTGAGCGAACATTGAAATTGTCATAGCTTATGACAACCACCGGCCTTCGACCTGCCTGTTCGTGCCCACGTGCCGGATAAAGGTCAGCCCAGACGACTTCGCCTCTTAATATTCCGGCCATTCTGACAAGTCTCTTGGAAGGAATTCATCTGCCATCCGTTGTTCAAACTCTGGATCCATCTTAGCGAGCTCTCGCTCAAGAAGACTCTTGTCGGACCTTTTGAATTTGTCCTTTACCGCTTCCTGTATCGCCAGACTGCGGTCCGGATACACGGATTTTTCCACAAGCCTATCAACGGTTTCTAGCAATGCGTCATCCATCGTTATCGTTATTGTAGATTTGCCCATCACGACTTCCTTTCACAATTTACGGCAGACTATGCCAGCCCCTCCACATACCGCCGCGCCGCAATCGCCGCCGTCGCGCCGTCTCCGGCCGCGCTTACCAGCTGCGCGGCGGAGTTTTGCCGTATATCGCCTGCTGCGAATATGCCGGGCACGGGTGTGCTCATCCAGATGTCGGTCGGGATGTGGCCGCCGTTGTCCAGCGGCAGCACATCTTGCAGATATTCGGTGTTCGGATCCAGACCGATGTAGATGAATATGCCGGACAAGTCTATGCGCGATGTCTCGCCGGACAATTCGTCCACTACGCCCACTCCCTCTACCTGCCCGCTGCCGATAATCTCCCTCACGGTGGTGTTCCAGCGCACTTCGATTTTCGGATGCGCCAGCACGCGCTCTTGCAGGATACTCTCGCCGCTGAACGCCGCGCCTTTATGCAGTAGTAGCACCTTGCTGGCGTACTCTGTCAGCACCAGAGCCTCGTCGAGTGCGGAATCGCCGCCGCCAACTACGCCAACGACCTGATTCATGAAGAATCCGCCGTCACATGTAGCGCAGTAGGAAACGCCCGCGCCGAATAGTTCCTCTTCACCTGGGACGCCCAATCGCCGCAGCGTCGAGCCGCCGGCGATTATGATCGAACGCGAACGATGTTCCGTTCCCCATGCGGAGACTCGCCAGCCCTCAGCGTCCTGCTCTAATTCATCGACTTCGCCGAGTTGTATCTCAAGCCCGTACTGCATCGCCTGCTGTTGCAGCAAAGGCCCAAAGTCCGCGCCTGTCAAGCCTTCGGGAAAACCGGGAAAGTTCTCGATACGCTCAGCATTTATGACCTGCCCGCCGGGCATCAGACGCTCCAGCAACAGCGTCTTCAGCCCCGCGCGGCAGGTGTACATTCCGGAAGTGAGGCCGGCCGCACCACCGCCGATGATTAACACATCGTACATGTCGTCTTGCATTAGACCATCCCACCCGTCGAACTAGACAAGTCCCTGCTCGCGCGCATCGGACAGCGCATTGCCTATCGACCCGACCGATTCGTCGATGTCCTGCTCAGTATGCGCCGCGCTGAGTATGAAACGTGCGCCGCCGTGTGCGTTGCCCGCGTGGACGCCGTAATTCAGCATCGCAAGTCCGAGTTGCTCTTGCAATTTGGCATCGTCCGAGTTGCGCATATCGCGCGCCGCGTTCGGGTTCTTATCCGGGTCTGCCGCGTCTTCATCGACATTGAGACGCAGGAATATCAGCGAGTTGATGCCCGTCGCGCAGCCCGGAATCTCAAGCTTCGTCAGCGTCTCGTTGATGCCCGCCTTCAGGCGCTCGCCCATCGCCGCCGCTCGATCGTTCACATCGCCCGTCTGCACCAGTTCAAGCGCGCGGATACCCGCCACGGCGGACAGTGGATTCGCGTTGAATGTGCCGTTGTGCGCCACACGCCGAGACGGGTCGTTGCCGCCTTCGATCATGTTGATTATGTCCGCCTTACCCGCGACCGCGCCGCCCGGCAGCCCACCGCCCAGAATCTTCGCCATCGTGGTCATATCGGGCGTAACGCCATAGAGCGATTGAGCGCCGCCCTTCGCCACGCGGAAGCCCGTTACCACTTCGTCGAATATCAACACCACGCCGTTCTGCTCGGTGATGTCGCGCAACTGCTGCAAGAATGTAGGGCTAATCGGCTCAAGCCCCATGTGCGCTCCGGTCGGCTCAAGGATGATCGCGGCAATGTCGTCGCTTCGCTGCAACGCTTCTTCCACCGCGCCTATGTCATTCGGCGGCAGCACAATCATCGTGCTCAGCGTCTCCTGTGGTATGCCGCCCAAGCCTGCGCCGCCCGCCGCGAGGTAGTCGCTCCAGCCGTGAAAGTGCTCCTCAAACTTGATGACCTTCGTCTTGC
This window harbors:
- a CDS encoding DUF4129 domain-containing protein; amino-acid sequence: MTVMRERLVTGSLLLSESAWLVALLGILSFPFGATGSPISWVAVLAVMALSLIWARTLSMVIMPPLMAYGLQMIAGIIVVYLMVASQVPQETGALNFGWIGAMRAEDVSDRFILGAVYGSLGGAALWWRGGHIGALDIPAESLGTSFRIGILVLAIAAVIDIAHPANLNVFPMMFLFFASGVAGLIVANMAPATQQTNVTRAWTRVIGGLVGALVVLGLIFSLLQRDVLAFIAAPLLWVLQILATIVFYIVIFPLAYFIDYFTRGIFALLVWLGGDPRPETELAMPQGPATFEGFANQGESEPAALLLLQILQWSIVAAIIIAVLVVMALAYRRRVRRRQADADGDRESVIEGADITYDFANLLFNMLPSRFRRRRQNTALRVPSDDPNITDVFRIYFGMLMLSEKRGNARHASETPSEFQPTLERTLPRNLVRAATRAFIRACYGHHPATREEIDEMRTELEDAAKSDKK
- a CDS encoding sulfite exporter TauE/SafE family protein, with the translated sequence MNWKTPQSLTRNSQIGGQDLSEIEFISGIELWQAVLLTVVSGLVGVLGGFVGLALGTIRLPAMLLLGMPPAVAGGTNILVSGLASLSGAARHLRDGRVNTRIVLVMGLPAFVGALVGGFMSDIAPAGLLIFLAGLLVFWQGVEFLIMARERMQEETHEANLFGGEMTGSAGTFTFWRQIETGGIGLGVGLLGGAVGLILGSIRLPALIRVLRVDPRIAAGTNLFIGVLIGASGWVGHVLKGEVDYALLIPMGIAAMIGSYYGAKLTGRVRLVNLILAMGLVLLAVGGILTVRGAGTLFF
- a CDS encoding CrcB family protein; the protein is MGVHQRKNRAAVDGLGVVDDSRRHIGNSAQHYRQPWAWSAARLALLPWVLVAVGGAFGAVSRYGVDRGVNAMFGTTALGTFAANISGSFLLGLLVAAIAARTGLPEEFRLFIAVGFLGSYTTFSTLTVASVQFAADGDWMRAALNIVGSAVVGVVAAFAGIALGRAVF
- a CDS encoding acyl-CoA dehydrogenase, which gives rise to MDFQFTQEQEDFRQEVREFLAEKLGEDWNGIVPDDYFTDENWRTIRNLTGELVDKGWLTLAWPEEYGGQGRPHIEQMIYNEETAYFRAPTRDTSMGTHMVGPSIMLYGTDGQKAQYLPEIASGDAVYCQGFSEPESGSDLASLQLRAVEDGDDFVLNGSKIWTSGAQRANRCYIMVRTDPEAPKHRGISVFIVDMDTPGIEVAPIINMFGVHYFNQVFFENVRVPKRNMIGEINKGWYVAATTLDFERSGVGRYGSNRRDLEELAGLSKEIRLNGSTLNNDQKFRRRLAELWTANEAGRMVAYNVAWMQSEGLVPNKEASAAKLVGSEISQRISQLGMQMLGMYGLLDEGSKWAYINGRIAQQWMDSVSLTIRAGTSEIQRNIIASRGLGLPRG
- a CDS encoding type II toxin-antitoxin system PemK/MazF family toxin codes for the protein MAGILRGEVVWADLYPARGHEQAGRRPVVVISYDNFNVRSGTVIAMSVTSQPQRERYPLTLELEDAGLPRRSWVKISQVHTLSVERLGRTIGFVTESELDMLVAGLNELITE
- a CDS encoding ribbon-helix-helix protein, CopG family produces the protein MGKSTITITMDDALLETVDRLVEKSVYPDRSLAIQEAVKDKFKRSDKSLLERELAKMDPEFEQRMADEFLPRDLSEWPEY
- a CDS encoding FAD-binding protein; the protein is MQDDMYDVLIIGGGAAGLTSGMYTCRAGLKTLLLERLMPGGQVINAERIENFPGFPEGLTGADFGPLLQQQAMQYGLEIQLGEVDELEQDAEGWRVSAWGTEHRSRSIIIAGGSTLRRLGVPGEEELFGAGVSYCATCDGGFFMNQVVGVVGGGDSALDEALVLTEYASKVLLLHKGAAFSGESILQERVLAHPKIEVRWNTTVREIIGSGQVEGVGVVDELSGETSRIDLSGIFIYIGLDPNTEYLQDVLPLDNGGHIPTDIWMSTPVPGIFAAGDIRQNSAAQLVSAAGDGATAAIAARRYVEGLA
- a CDS encoding aspartate aminotransferase family protein, which gives rise to MSAVGFRGDDCFHSCMRIGNGRNTMVSTIEQRYYDLHTGSAERWATARDIFPDGVTHDGRRMSPFPLYGTHGQGGVKWDVDGNRIIDFWTGHGSMMLGHAHPEIVRVVQEQVAIGTHLSMSSDLEIRWAQLVQQLIPSAEKVRFHSSGTEATMMAIRMARAYTGKTKVIKFEEHFHGWSDYLAAGGAGLGGIPQETLSTMIVLPPNDIGAVEEALQRSDDIAAIILEPTGAHMGLEPISPTFLQQLRDITEQNGVVLIFDEVVTGFRVAKGGAQSLYGVTPDMTTMAKILGGGLPGGAVAGKADIINMIEGGNDPSRRVAHNGTFNANPLSAVAGIRALELVQTGDVNDRAAAMGERLKAGINETLTKLEIPGCATGINSLIFLRLNVDEDAADPDKNPNAARDMRNSDDAKLQEQLGLAMLNYGVHAGNAHGGARFILSAAHTEQDIDESVGSIGNALSDAREQGLV